A single window of Acidobacteriota bacterium DNA harbors:
- a CDS encoding GIY-YIG nuclease family protein, producing the protein MAHLYILKSQTADRFYIGSTNDLVRRLSEHARGHSAYTRGRGPWILVYQEAYESLPLARQRERQVKSWKSRQAMDQLIAGSAHG; encoded by the coding sequence ATGGCACACCTGTACATATTGAAGAGTCAGACAGCGGACCGGTTCTACATTGGGTCCACGAATGATTTGGTTCGTCGGCTGAGTGAACATGCGCGCGGACACAGCGCCTATACTCGTGGGCGTGGACCCTGGATACTGGTCTATCAGGAAGCGTACGAGAGTTTGCCGCTAGCCAGGCAGCGGGAGCGTCAGGTGAAAAGTTGGAAATCGCGCCAAGCAATGGATCAGCTGATTGCAGGTTCCGCGCACGGTTAG
- a CDS encoding GIY-YIG nuclease family protein: MKVVYKITYPNGKIYVGRDITDTIIYFGSVNSKLMAADFTPEQRRDFTARKQLLWESDTATNAEVNQKEREFIESLRSNDPAIGYNRWPKFKPKLETSSTKS, translated from the coding sequence ATGAAAGTCGTGTATAAGATCACGTACCCCAATGGCAAAATTTACGTGGGTCGGGACATAACGGACACCATCATCTACTTCGGCAGCGTCAATAGTAAGCTAATGGCAGCGGACTTCACTCCCGAACAGCGCCGCGATTTCACGGCTAGAAAGCAACTTCTGTGGGAATCGGATACCGCCACCAACGCTGAGGTAAATCAGAAGGAACGCGAGTTTATCGAGTCTTTGCGATCTAATGATCCCGCCATTGGCTACAACCGCTGGCCCAAATTCAAGCCAAAGCTAGAAACATCGTCAACGAAGTCTTAA